One window from the genome of Diospyros lotus cultivar Yz01 chromosome 11, ASM1463336v1, whole genome shotgun sequence encodes:
- the LOC127813331 gene encoding BAG family molecular chaperone regulator 1-like: MLKTKSRVSAGVSSPARPGAGEAAGWEVRPGGMLVQKRNSDQTALLSSKIKLAVKFGSSFHQLTISPQASFGELKKMLAGPTGLHPQDQKLIYRDKERNSKAFLDVAGVTDGSKIVLVEDVTSRERRLLNDNMDKAPKAIAEIGLEIDTLAKKVSVLELEICGGKKASEAAVVNLTEVLMTKLLKLDEIVANGDAKMQRREQVRRVQKYIETLDRLKIKNASNGVERPFHQKLRHSTNLATLKPNAKLGANQFNRATSFPSS; this comes from the exons ATGTTGAAGACCAAGTCAAGGGTGTCCGCCGGAGTGTCATCGCCAGCGAGACCAGGTGCCGGAGAGGCGGCGGGGTGGGAGGTCCGGCCTGGGGGAATGCTGGTGCAGAAGCGGAACTCGGATCAAACCGCCTTGCTCTCTTCCAAGATAAAACTCGCGGTGAAATTCGGATCATCCTTTCATCAACTCACCATTAGCCCCCAAGCAAGTTTCG GGGAGCTGAAGAAGATGCTGGCCGGGCCAACTGGGCTGCACCCTCAGGATCAGAAGCTCATTTACAGAGACAAGGAGAGGAATTCGAAGGCTTTCCTCGATGTTGCGGGAGTGACTGATGGATCAAAGATTGTGCTAGTTGAGGATGTGACTTCCCGGGAGAGGCGGCTTCTCAATGACAACATGGACAAGGCGCCCAAAGCCATAGCAGAAATAGGCCTGGAAATTGACACGCTTGCCAAGAAG GTTAGTGTTCTGGAACTGGAGATTTGTGGTGGGAAGAAGGCGTCAGAAGCCGCTGTTGTGAATTTGACAGAAGTGTTGATGACAAAGCTGCTCAAGCTGGACGAGATCGTAGCCAATGGAGATGCAAAGATGCAAAGGAGAGAGCag GTGAGGAGAGTTCAGAAGTACATAGAAACTCTTGACAGGCTCAAGATCAAGAATGCAAGCAATGGAGTTGAACGCCCCTTTCACCAGAAGCTGAGGCATTCAACCAACTTGGCAACTCTCAAGCCCAATGCAAAACTAGGAGCAAACCAATTCAACAGGGCAACAAGTTTTCCTTCCTCATAA